A window of the Alnus glutinosa chromosome 4, dhAlnGlut1.1, whole genome shotgun sequence genome harbors these coding sequences:
- the LOC133866709 gene encoding uncharacterized protein At4g06744-like yields MFSRLVLALFIPCCFFLQSLAQPAGKCPLPARCPLVSPPPRPTPFQRPPRTPLYPPSLHLMPRRPNNNPGPLANRARILFITQELKRNITYDPQNYTGTWVGNNYCLFKGFYCDTVPDLNITGLAGILFNGARFGGRFLNFYRFIRNLPDIAIFHANSNNFSGVINRNINQLRYFYELDLSNNKFLGGFPASVIGATNLTFVDLRFNIYNGPVPASLFNVDTDVLFINNNGFSQPIPPATFGNTPALFLTLANNKFNGTIPRSIGRAWNTLLEVLFLNNRLTGCLPFEIGYLIKATVFDVGGNFLTGPIPQSFGCLVKLQLLNLAHNQFYGTIPENLCRLPNAYNFSLSYNYFSQVGPACMRLIRARRLDVRRNCIVGLPQQRSNAECTRFFARARSCPRESTFNIVPCTTARTTGSLDEEDEEEEGRVLATIEEMTPPSPKTYAMLEKPHH; encoded by the exons ATGTTCTCTCGACTTGTTTTAGCCCTGTTCATCCCTTGTTGCTTTTTCTTGCAGTCACTTGCCCAACCTGCAGGTAAATGTCCCCTGCCAGCAAGATGTCCTTTAGTATCACCACCACCTCGCCCCACCCCTTTTCAACGTCCCCCGCGAACTCCACTCTACCCACCATCACTTCATCTCATGCCCCGTCGCCCCAACAACAATCCTGGACCCTTGGCTAACAGAGCTAGGATTCTGTTCATCACCCAGGAGCTCAAAAGGAATATCACCTACGACCCACAAAACTATACCGGCACCTGGGTCGGCAACAACTACTGCCTCTTCAAGGGCTTCTATTGTGACACTGTGCCTGACTTGAACATCACTGGGCTCGCCGGCATTCTCTTCAACGGCGCAAGGTTTGGCGGCCGCTTCTTAAACTTTTATCGCTTTATCCGCAACTTGCCGGACATTGCTATCTTCCATGCCAACTCCAACAACTTCAGCGGCGTAATTAACCGAAATATCAACCAGTTGCGCTATTTCTACGAGCTCGACCTGAGTAACAACAAGTTCCTAGGAGGGTTCCCGGCGAGTGTCATCGGCGCCACCAATCTAACCTTTGTGGACCTTAGGTTCAACATTTATAACGGGCCAGTCCCGGCTTCGTTATTCAACGTTGACACCGACGTATTGTTCATCAACAACAACGGGTTCAGTCAGCCAATTCCACCTGCCACATTCGGGAACACGCCGGCACTCTTCCTCACCCTGGCCAACAACAAGTTCAACG GTACCATCCCTCGGAGTATTGGCCGAGCTTGGAACACCCTACTCGAGGTGCTCTTCTTGAACAACAGGTTGACCGGCTGTCTTCCTTTCGAAATCGGGTACTTGATCAAGGCCACTGTGTTCGACGTCGGCGGCAACTTCTTGACGGGACCGATACCGCAGTCATTCGGGTGCTTGGTGAAGTTGCAGCTACTCAACCTGGCTCACAACCAGTTCTACGGGACGATACCGGAGAACTTGTGCCGGCTACCGAACGCGTACAATTTTTCTCTCTCATACAATTACTTCAGCCAAGTAGGGCCGGCGTGCATGAGGCTGATAAGGGCGAGAAGGCTTGACGTGAGGAGGAACTGCATTGTCGGGCTTCCGCAGCAGAGGTCCAACGCTGAGTGTACGCGTTTCTTCGCGAGGGCTAGAAGCTGCCCGCGAGAGTCTACTTTCAACATCGTTCCCTGCACCACTGCTCGCACTACGGGTTCTTTGGAtgaggaagacgaagaagaagaaggccgGGTCCTTGCAACGATTGAAGAAATGACACCCCCTTCACCGAAGACCTACGCTATGCTCgagaagcctcaccattga